The Triticum aestivum cultivar Chinese Spring chromosome 3A, IWGSC CS RefSeq v2.1, whole genome shotgun sequence genome includes a region encoding these proteins:
- the LOC123061783 gene encoding RNA polymerase II transcriptional coactivator KELP, whose translation MDEKTQDKVEAAVLEILRGSNVESLTEYKVRTAAADRLGIDLDLPLHKRFVRRLVEDYLKSLAEEEDEKQKGGSRKEGKKKQQRQEEEEQEEDEEKEGEEEEEEEDKGGEGKKEFDDNGDLILCRLSKSRRVTLQEFKGKTLVSIREYYFKDGKELPTSKGMSMTVEQWETFSKSVPAIEDAIKTLGESD comes from the exons ATGGACGAGAAGACGCAGGATAAagtggaggcggcggtgctggagaTCCTGCGGGGCTCCAACGTGGAGTCCCTGACGGAGTACAAagtccgcaccgccgccgccgaccgcctcgGCATCGACCTCGACCTCCCCCTCCACAAGCGCTTCGTGCGACGCCTCGTGGAGGACTACCTCAAGTCCCTCGCCGAAGAAGAAGACGAGAAGCAGAAGGGCGGCTCCCGCAAGGAGGGGAAAAAGAAACAGCAGCGTCAGGAGGAGGAAGAgcaggaagaggatgaggagaaggagggggaagaggaggaggaggaggaggacaagggaGGTGAAGGAAAGAAGGAGTTCGACGATAATGGAGACCTCATCCTCTGCCGC CTGTCGAAGAGCAGGAGGGTGACGCTGCAGGAGTTTAAGGGCAAAACGCTGGTGTCGATCCGCGAGTACTACTTCAAGGACGGCAAGGAACTGCCCACCTCCAAAG GGATGAGTATGACGGTCGAGCAGTGGGAGACATTCAGCAAATCAGTACCTGCAATAGAAGACGCCATCAAAACACTTGGAGAATCAGATTGA